One region of Dehalococcoidia bacterium genomic DNA includes:
- a CDS encoding glycosyltransferase family 2 protein has translation MRIIAVIPCLNEAAFISDIVGKAIKHVDHVLVVDDGSTDNTAEVARQAGAYMIRHEKRRGAGAATRSGIQAALKEGADIVVTLDGDGQHDASEIPKVIAPLLQGEADLAIGSRFVKPDTNMPPYRNLGIYIITWLYNLGSKGKISDSQSCFRSYSRRLLETVEITRDDFGFSIEVLVKARKKGLKIVEVPASCYYHAESSTLDPITHGLGVAWSVIQLRAAIELCGPKAVL, from the coding sequence ATGAGAATCATCGCCGTCATCCCCTGCCTGAACGAGGCGGCTTTCATCAGCGATATCGTCGGCAAGGCTATTAAGCATGTCGACCACGTACTGGTCGTTGACGACGGCTCCACCGACAACACCGCAGAGGTCGCCCGCCAGGCGGGCGCATATATGATCAGACACGAGAAACGGCGCGGCGCGGGCGCCGCCACGCGCAGCGGCATTCAGGCTGCCCTGAAGGAAGGGGCCGATATCGTGGTGACCCTCGACGGCGACGGACAGCATGATGCATCGGAGATCCCGAAAGTGATCGCTCCACTGCTGCAGGGAGAGGCCGACCTGGCCATCGGGTCGCGCTTCGTCAAGCCCGATACCAATATGCCACCCTACCGCAACCTCGGCATATATATCATCACCTGGCTGTACAACCTGGGCTCGAAGGGCAAAATCAGCGATTCCCAGAGCTGTTTCCGCTCCTACAGCCGCAGGCTGCTGGAGACGGTGGAGATCACCCGCGACGATTTCGGCTTCAGCATAGAAGTGCTGGTCAAAGCCAGGAAGAAGGGCTTGAAGATCGTGGAGGTCCCTGCCTCCTGCTATTATCACGCCGAAAGCTCTACCCTGGACCCGATCACACACGGGCTGGGGGTCGCCTGGAGCGTGATACAGCTGCGCGCCGCGATCGAACTATGCGGGCCGAAAGCTGTGTTATAA
- a CDS encoding NAD-dependent epimerase/dehydratase family protein — protein sequence MDWTNSKVLVAGGAGLIGSHMAGTLLKKGARVRVADDLSSGSINNIKDIKNRIDFHKIDLREKKNCLKMTKGMDYVFQFAANMGGIGYITSIGADIMRDSVLINTNMLQSAHENRVTEYFYSSSACVYPEYLQKDAKVTPLKEADAYPADPDQFYGWEKIFTEKMCEAYRADYGMNIKIARFHNIYGEVYTAFDKQKGKAPCHLIMKALRYPDQDYVVWGDGKQTRSFLYIDDCIEAVLRLMDSDYTGSINIGSDRMVTIDELAEMTIKISGKKIQLKHDLSKPQGVRGRNADLTLVKKVLNWEPKVSLEEGLKRTYDWAKERFAELENI from the coding sequence GTGGACTGGACCAACAGCAAAGTACTGGTGGCGGGCGGAGCCGGACTGATAGGTTCACATATGGCCGGGACCCTGTTAAAAAAGGGCGCCAGGGTGAGGGTTGCGGATGATCTTTCCAGCGGGTCCATCAACAATATCAAGGACATCAAGAACAGGATCGATTTCCACAAGATAGACCTGCGCGAAAAGAAGAACTGCCTGAAGATGACCAAAGGCATGGATTACGTTTTCCAGTTTGCGGCCAACATGGGCGGCATAGGCTACATCACCAGCATCGGGGCGGATATCATGCGGGACAGTGTATTGATCAACACCAATATGCTGCAGTCCGCCCACGAGAACAGGGTGACCGAATATTTCTACAGCTCGTCTGCATGCGTTTATCCCGAGTACCTCCAGAAGGACGCTAAGGTCACGCCGCTCAAAGAGGCCGACGCCTACCCGGCCGATCCCGACCAGTTCTACGGCTGGGAGAAGATATTCACGGAGAAGATGTGCGAGGCCTACCGCGCCGACTACGGTATGAATATCAAGATCGCCAGGTTCCATAATATCTACGGCGAGGTTTATACCGCCTTCGATAAACAGAAGGGCAAGGCGCCCTGCCACCTGATCATGAAGGCGCTCAGATATCCCGATCAGGATTACGTGGTCTGGGGAGACGGCAAACAGACCAGGAGCTTCCTGTATATCGATGATTGTATCGAGGCCGTGCTGAGACTGATGGACTCCGATTACACGGGATCGATCAATATCGGCTCCGACCGGATGGTGACCATCGATGAGCTGGCCGAGATGACGATCAAAATATCCGGCAAAAAGATTCAGCTCAAGCACGACCTGTCCAAACCGCAGGGCGTCAGGGGCAGGAACGCCGACCTGACCCTGGTCAAGAAAGTTCTCAACTGGGAACCGAAGGTCAGCCTGGAAGAGGGATTGAAAAGGACCTACGACTGGGCCAAAGAGAGGTTCGCAGAGCTCGAAAACATTTAG
- a CDS encoding glycosyltransferase has protein sequence MKILVMASTIDLKNKMGCTPAWWQLLKALYEEGHEVTVIPYMGIPVESLWWKTYDNPCARESILYNNFLESRKRHGKSPSGKSFISPVADLLIKHHVRPRWAGHLRKVLTKEKFDLLFMMSIPLNHITGIPSAVKKKFGIPVVYYDGDMPTILPKYTISRGFKFNYYEGADLTEYDAFLTNSAGVIPDLEKMGARNVHALYYGIDPDLVTPAEVEKDIDIAFFGYGSDFREEWMEKLITIPSREMPDVNFSVAGGNFAIDLGRAKMIGDLSYSQWRQFSCRSKINLNITRWSHTNVFASSTSRPFELAAFGCCIVSQPYNGIEQWFDIGKELYVVESAEQAVDVYRRLLADKDERERAGSSARARVLKEHTFNHRAARLIDIIKGLK, from the coding sequence ATGAAAATCCTGGTCATGGCCTCGACTATCGACCTCAAGAATAAGATGGGCTGCACACCGGCCTGGTGGCAGCTGTTGAAGGCCCTCTATGAGGAGGGCCACGAGGTTACAGTCATCCCGTATATGGGCATACCCGTAGAGAGCCTGTGGTGGAAGACGTACGACAATCCCTGCGCGCGGGAAAGCATACTCTATAACAACTTCCTGGAGAGCCGCAAGCGTCACGGCAAATCGCCCAGCGGGAAGAGCTTCATCTCGCCCGTCGCCGACCTGCTGATCAAGCACCATGTCAGGCCCAGATGGGCCGGGCACCTGCGCAAGGTACTGACGAAAGAAAAGTTCGACCTGCTGTTCATGATGAGCATACCGCTCAACCATATCACCGGCATTCCCTCCGCCGTCAAGAAGAAATTCGGCATACCGGTGGTATATTACGACGGCGATATGCCGACCATCCTGCCCAAATACACCATCAGCCGGGGCTTCAAATTCAACTACTACGAGGGCGCCGACCTGACCGAATATGACGCTTTTCTGACCAACTCGGCGGGTGTCATACCCGACCTGGAGAAAATGGGCGCGCGCAACGTCCACGCGCTGTATTACGGCATCGATCCCGACCTGGTGACGCCGGCGGAGGTTGAGAAGGATATCGACATAGCATTTTTCGGCTACGGCAGCGACTTCCGCGAGGAATGGATGGAGAAACTGATCACCATACCCAGCCGCGAGATGCCGGATGTAAATTTCTCGGTGGCCGGCGGCAACTTCGCCATCGACCTGGGCAGGGCAAAGATGATCGGCGACCTCTCCTACAGCCAGTGGAGGCAGTTCAGCTGCCGCAGCAAGATCAACCTCAACATCACCAGGTGGTCGCACACCAACGTTTTCGCCTCGTCGACCTCCCGGCCGTTCGAGCTGGCCGCCTTCGGCTGCTGCATCGTCTCGCAACCCTACAACGGCATCGAGCAGTGGTTCGATATAGGCAAGGAGCTGTACGTGGTGGAAAGCGCAGAACAGGCGGTTGATGTGTACCGCAGGCTGCTGGCGGATAAGGACGAAAGGGAAAGGGCGGGCAGCAGCGCCAGGGCGCGCGTATTGAAAGAACATACATTCAACCACAGGGCGGCCCGGCTGATCGATATCATCAAGGGCCTCAAATAG
- a CDS encoding DUF362 domain-containing protein, whose amino-acid sequence MAENQTKCRVFLERTDSDVEAALLRGLQYIGWERYINSKSTVFIKPNFTFPRHIEGVTTSPELLRSLLKLLKGKAGRVILGESDGANHAFTAEESLEGHGMYDICREEGAEAVSLSRLPSTMVESNVLGKKVKVQLPDLLLHDIDCFISAPVFKVHAMTTVTLSLKNSWGCVPDTMRCLLHQDLAHKLALIAGRLKPRIVIIDGLYSLDKHGPMYGEPIKTDLLLVSDNTVAADALGAVIMGFSPGRISHLALAGKAGLGPLALTDIEVNTDWSRYRRRFQIERTLIDRASSLLFHSGLLAKIVMDSALTPLIYKVVGLFRSSDEKRVAGQLGGRRYAGPY is encoded by the coding sequence GTGGCGGAAAACCAGACTAAATGCCGCGTCTTCCTGGAACGCACGGACAGCGATGTCGAAGCGGCGCTGCTGCGCGGCCTGCAATATATCGGGTGGGAGCGCTATATAAACAGCAAATCCACCGTTTTCATCAAGCCGAATTTCACCTTTCCCCGCCATATAGAGGGTGTTACCACCTCGCCGGAACTGCTGCGCAGCCTGCTGAAGCTGCTGAAGGGGAAGGCGGGCAGAGTGATCCTGGGTGAGTCGGACGGCGCCAACCATGCCTTCACCGCCGAAGAGTCACTGGAGGGCCACGGCATGTACGATATATGCAGGGAGGAGGGCGCCGAAGCGGTCAGCCTGTCCCGCCTGCCCTCTACTATGGTCGAATCGAACGTGCTGGGTAAAAAGGTCAAGGTACAGTTGCCCGACCTGCTGTTGCACGATATCGACTGCTTCATCTCGGCGCCGGTTTTCAAGGTGCATGCCATGACCACCGTGACGCTCAGCCTGAAGAACTCCTGGGGCTGCGTACCGGACACGATGAGGTGCCTGCTGCACCAGGACCTGGCGCATAAACTGGCTCTGATCGCCGGCCGGCTCAAGCCGCGCATCGTGATCATCGACGGCCTGTACTCACTGGACAAACACGGACCCATGTACGGGGAGCCGATTAAAACCGACCTGCTGCTGGTATCCGATAATACAGTGGCGGCCGATGCGCTGGGAGCGGTGATCATGGGGTTTTCACCGGGCCGCATCAGCCACCTGGCCCTGGCGGGGAAGGCGGGGCTGGGACCGCTGGCTTTAACGGACATAGAGGTGAATACGGATTGGAGCAGGTACAGGCGTCGATTTCAGATCGAGCGCACCCTGATCGACAGGGCCTCGAGCCTGCTCTTCCACAGCGGCCTGCTGGCTAAAATCGTGATGGACTCGGCTTTGACGCCGCTGATATACAAAGTTGTGGGCCTTTTCCGGTCGTCGGATGAAAAACGTGTCGCCGGCCAGCTGGGCGGCCGCAGGTATGCGGGGCCTTATTAA
- a CDS encoding acyltransferase family protein, with protein sequence MASKRLFIFDFLRFSAILLVVLSHILKMETMDAVRGYLGIMGLGIFFFVSGYLLAANENPVSKNNAIDYFKRRSLRIYPLYWMALILTVLLSWMLENNLFGWRTVIAYFCGLQSVFVPRYMVEISSYWFIGTILIYYLMYPLITYGKKTISILLISLPVFVFLMVVRVYAGLFDGRVFEYFFVFVLGVMAARAQFFDSNYFRKWKIPSAVVSIACICIVIIFGPLMPSDLSRIDPLLLFNVGLITVFRMILIVSTIAAVYWMLSLSSLPSSVKRVITAGAFASYAVYLFHDVYYSVIRHFLNFNDAVVGNIAWTLLLPILFIICYYIQAGADRLLINPKPVCPD encoded by the coding sequence ATGGCTTCAAAAAGACTGTTCATATTTGATTTCCTGCGCTTTTCAGCCATCCTGCTGGTGGTTCTCAGCCACATTCTGAAAATGGAGACTATGGATGCGGTTCGAGGCTACCTGGGCATCATGGGTCTGGGCATATTCTTCTTCGTATCCGGCTACCTGCTGGCGGCAAATGAGAACCCCGTATCGAAGAACAATGCGATCGACTACTTTAAGAGAAGGTCCTTGCGGATATACCCGTTGTACTGGATGGCGCTGATTCTAACCGTTCTTCTCAGCTGGATGCTGGAAAATAATCTGTTCGGCTGGCGGACCGTCATCGCATATTTTTGCGGGCTTCAATCTGTATTCGTACCCAGGTACATGGTTGAGATCTCCTCTTACTGGTTCATCGGAACGATACTGATATACTATCTGATGTATCCCCTCATCACTTACGGGAAGAAAACAATCTCGATTTTACTGATAAGTCTCCCCGTTTTCGTTTTCCTGATGGTAGTCAGAGTATATGCCGGCCTGTTCGACGGCAGGGTTTTTGAATACTTCTTCGTTTTCGTGCTCGGCGTAATGGCGGCACGTGCGCAATTCTTCGATTCCAACTATTTCCGAAAGTGGAAGATACCTTCAGCTGTCGTTTCTATCGCCTGTATCTGTATCGTAATCATCTTCGGGCCGTTAATGCCCAGCGACCTGAGCCGCATAGACCCGCTGCTGCTGTTTAACGTGGGCCTGATTACCGTGTTCCGCATGATATTGATCGTCTCCACTATCGCAGCCGTTTACTGGATGCTCTCATTGAGCTCCCTGCCGTCTTCAGTTAAACGTGTAATAACGGCCGGGGCGTTTGCTTCATACGCTGTCTATCTGTTTCACGATGTATATTACTCCGTCATCCGCCACTTCCTTAATTTCAACGATGCGGTCGTAGGCAACATTGCATGGACACTGTTGCTGCCCATCCTGTTTATCATTTGCTATTACATACAGGCGGGCGCGGACAGGTTATTGATTAACCCCAAGCCTGTCTGTCCCGACTGA
- a CDS encoding DUF2206 domain-containing protein — protein MIRFNDWPINKLLLLAGSLLLASAGLNVLAYAGCDIPAARQVIGFIFLTIIPGALIMRILRIHEAGTLPGFLYSIGLSIAFVMLSGVLIDLILPLAGIRQPLSLLPVTIAVGLLVLVLMPVAWLRDRGYVPRTAAFPSEPLPLIPVLTIILLIVLTVLAVALVDTFQNNILLLICLAGIAALVVLAAFDKFIHPELYPLAIFAIGLCLLYQTTLMSPHPIGSDIFTEYTFYRMTMDAGFWDASIFEMVNTCLSITILAPVYSLFLGMDGNWLFKAVYPLIFALVPLILYQAFKQQIGPKRAFLSVFFFVSVPTFSLEMISLCRQQIAELFLALIILLLVERKLKPYQRLCLLCIFAVSIVISHYALGLIGFVFVAFLLLIMPALGIRPFRRIWGSESGQSVDAVNGSPQCGPLSTKALIIFIAVFFIAGAAWYGLTGQGLIIRTYERLWNEQTQAIIVQKSETLPSTDVQPATQTPSLIQINNRDGLIRTAFGLDFAEATPAGKGFRIWQYLTQLLLIIGFIKTLVRPGKSGFRPEFLSLSLAGACLLLASLVIPRFADYLNITRLYHIALMTLAPFCILGGEAVWLWAVSAFHRIKGKADNGSARGLGFVTLAVLIPYFLFTSGIIYEVTGQSVTDKADLPYSIALSSYRLDLAGMLYAKDGAAANWISQNSDNVTGIYADRHAANLLHFYQFPGPVQELARDANNPEEGSRLYLDSVNISRGEITFAVSTGLRQYINWNGVPGLVKIMDAANRVYNNTGAQVLITR, from the coding sequence ATGATCAGGTTTAACGACTGGCCGATCAACAAACTGCTGCTGCTTGCCGGCAGTTTGCTGCTGGCTTCAGCCGGATTGAACGTCCTGGCCTACGCCGGCTGCGATATCCCGGCCGCCAGGCAGGTCATCGGTTTCATTTTCCTGACTATTATTCCCGGCGCTCTCATCATGCGCATATTGAGGATACATGAAGCCGGTACCCTGCCGGGCTTCCTGTATTCGATAGGACTGAGCATAGCCTTTGTCATGTTAAGCGGGGTATTGATCGATCTCATACTGCCCCTGGCCGGCATACGTCAGCCGCTTTCACTGCTGCCCGTCACAATCGCCGTCGGGCTTCTGGTACTTGTCCTGATGCCGGTCGCCTGGCTGCGCGACAGGGGATATGTGCCGCGCACAGCAGCATTCCCGTCTGAACCGTTACCCCTGATACCCGTGCTTACCATCATCCTGCTCATTGTCCTTACCGTGCTTGCCGTCGCTCTGGTCGATACCTTCCAGAATAATATACTGCTGCTCATCTGCCTGGCAGGCATTGCAGCCCTTGTCGTGCTTGCCGCCTTCGATAAATTCATCCATCCCGAGCTGTATCCACTGGCCATCTTCGCCATCGGACTCTGCCTGCTCTACCAGACCACGCTGATGTCGCCCCATCCCATCGGCAGCGATATTTTCACCGAGTACACGTTCTACCGCATGACCATGGATGCCGGATTCTGGGACGCATCCATATTCGAGATGGTCAACACATGCCTGAGTATAACCATCCTGGCGCCGGTCTACTCGCTGTTTCTGGGCATGGACGGCAACTGGCTTTTCAAAGCGGTTTACCCGCTGATTTTCGCGCTGGTCCCTCTCATCCTCTACCAGGCATTCAAACAGCAGATCGGTCCCAAAAGAGCCTTTTTATCCGTGTTTTTCTTCGTCTCCGTGCCCACATTCTCACTGGAGATGATCTCCCTCTGCCGGCAGCAGATAGCCGAGCTTTTCCTGGCCCTGATAATTCTGCTGCTGGTGGAGAGAAAGCTGAAGCCGTATCAGAGACTGTGTTTACTGTGCATTTTCGCCGTATCGATAGTGATATCGCATTACGCACTGGGATTGATCGGATTCGTGTTTGTTGCATTCTTACTGCTGATTATGCCGGCTCTCGGTATCAGGCCGTTCCGCAGAATATGGGGCAGCGAATCGGGTCAATCAGTCGATGCGGTTAATGGATCTCCGCAATGCGGACCGCTCAGTACAAAAGCGCTCATCATATTTATAGCCGTCTTTTTCATCGCCGGCGCAGCGTGGTACGGATTAACAGGCCAGGGATTGATAATCAGAACATACGAGAGGCTGTGGAACGAGCAAACCCAGGCGATTATCGTGCAGAAATCGGAAACCCTTCCAAGCACCGATGTGCAGCCGGCGACGCAAACGCCCTCTCTCATTCAAATCAACAACCGGGACGGATTGATCAGAACGGCCTTTGGTCTCGATTTTGCCGAAGCGACACCGGCTGGCAAGGGATTCAGGATCTGGCAATACCTGACTCAACTTCTGTTGATTATCGGATTCATCAAAACCCTGGTACGGCCGGGGAAGTCGGGATTCAGGCCGGAGTTTTTATCTCTGAGCCTGGCCGGCGCCTGTCTCCTGCTGGCCTCGCTGGTGATACCCCGCTTTGCCGATTATTTAAATATCACCAGGCTTTATCACATCGCGCTGATGACGCTGGCTCCCTTCTGCATACTGGGAGGTGAGGCCGTCTGGCTGTGGGCTGTATCCGCTTTTCATAGGATCAAAGGAAAGGCAGATAACGGCAGCGCACGCGGCCTCGGTTTTGTAACCCTGGCTGTCCTGATCCCCTATTTCCTGTTCACGTCCGGCATCATCTATGAAGTAACCGGCCAGAGCGTGACCGATAAAGCGGACCTTCCCTATTCAATAGCCCTGAGCAGCTACCGGCTCGACCTTGCGGGTATGTTGTATGCGAAGGACGGCGCAGCCGCAAATTGGATCAGCCAAAATTCCGATAACGTGACAGGCATTTATGCCGACCGTCATGCGGCCAATTTGTTGCATTTTTATCAGTTCCCTGGACCCGTGCAGGAACTTGCCCGCGATGCCAACAACCCGGAAGAAGGCAGTCGACTGTACCTGGACAGCGTGAATATCAGCCGGGGCGAGATCACTTTTGCCGTCTCGACCGGACTCAGGCAATATATCAACTGGAATGGTGTACCCGGCCTGGTCAAGATCATGGACGCTGCAAACAGGGTATACAATAACACGGGTGCGCAGGTATTGATCACGCGATGA
- a CDS encoding class I SAM-dependent methyltransferase, with protein MPLNGVSYIIRDSCELRTADCGTCNQHWEKIIHIPDRITKIGEFDIYICNKSKLGFTNPYPSEDTAYLLYETKDSTDFDVIRGNIFDKIQDFLAARLIGKIVSSHRLNMNAVLDYSTGNGRYAATVSRMFPSARVDAVDFQPEPPPLIKCGRQAINYYNADSFGQNTQEYDLIILRHVLEHAHYPVRLLHDLGQHLTSEGILYLEVPNLESGCAAVFKKYWTPYYVPRHIFHFTRESLNRVVDLAGLKGELHKKEGGSMGMVTSTFTGMEPSSVVNKFFAVSLYPLQVSIESVHNSSSCFSACLRRK; from the coding sequence ATGCCGCTGAACGGTGTATCTTATATTATCAGGGATAGTTGCGAATTAAGGACGGCTGATTGCGGTACCTGCAACCAGCACTGGGAAAAAATCATCCATATTCCCGATCGGATTACCAAAATCGGTGAATTCGATATATACATCTGCAATAAAAGTAAGCTGGGATTTACCAATCCTTATCCATCGGAAGATACGGCATATCTGCTGTATGAGACTAAAGATTCGACCGATTTTGATGTGATCAGAGGAAATATTTTTGATAAAATCCAGGACTTCCTGGCTGCGAGGCTGATCGGGAAAATTGTGTCCTCCCATAGGCTAAATATGAATGCCGTTCTGGACTATTCAACTGGCAACGGCCGTTATGCTGCTACTGTATCGAGAATGTTCCCTTCTGCCAGGGTTGACGCAGTGGATTTCCAGCCTGAACCTCCTCCCCTGATAAAATGCGGCAGGCAGGCGATAAATTATTACAATGCGGACTCTTTTGGTCAGAACACACAGGAATACGACCTGATTATTTTAAGACATGTATTGGAGCACGCTCACTATCCGGTCCGGTTGTTACATGATCTGGGACAACACCTGACGTCGGAAGGGATCCTGTATCTTGAAGTCCCAAATCTGGAATCGGGCTGCGCCGCTGTATTTAAAAAGTACTGGACACCCTATTATGTCCCCCGCCATATTTTTCACTTCACCAGAGAGTCACTTAATAGAGTAGTTGATTTGGCCGGCCTTAAGGGTGAGCTTCATAAAAAGGAGGGCGGATCGATGGGTATGGTTACGAGCACATTTACCGGCATGGAACCTTCATCCGTTGTGAACAAGTTTTTCGCCGTATCGTTATACCCTTTACAGGTTTCAATAGAATCCGTCCACAATAGCTCTTCTTGTTTCAGCGCTTGCCTGCGTAGAAAATAA